A stretch of the Pseudomonadota bacterium genome encodes the following:
- the rpsQ gene encoding 30S ribosomal protein S17 produces MANPQIKARGNRRRLQGRVVNDTSKPGRAQKTLVVEVVRRYRDPVYGKYVKRRKCYHAHDEANEYRTRDLVEIRESRPLSKTKRWVACRLIERPEEV; encoded by the coding sequence ATGGCTAACCCACAGATCAAAGCGCGGGGAAACCGCAGGCGCCTTCAGGGCAGGGTCGTCAACGATACGTCAAAACCAGGGCGCGCCCAAAAGACATTGGTCGTGGAAGTCGTTCGCCGTTACCGCGATCCGGTCTACGGCAAGTACGTGAAGCGTCGCAAGTGCTATCACGCCCATGACGAGGCCAACGAGTACCGGACCCGCGACCTGGTGGAGATTCGTGAGAGTCGTCCGCTATCGAAAACCAAGCGCTGGGTCGCTTGTCGTTTGATCGAACGCCCGGAGGAGGTCTAG
- the rplN gene encoding 50S ribosomal protein L14, translated as MIQVESELDVADNSGAKRVRCLKVLGGSRRRYAGLGDLIVVSVKEALPAAKVKKGDVTKAVVVRTAREYLRSDGSYIKFDTNSAVIINNQLEPVGTRIFGPVARELRARRFMKIVSLAPEVV; from the coding sequence GTGATTCAGGTCGAATCCGAGCTCGATGTCGCCGACAACAGCGGTGCGAAACGGGTGCGTTGCCTGAAGGTGCTTGGCGGTTCGCGCAGGCGCTACGCAGGGCTTGGCGACCTGATCGTCGTTTCGGTCAAGGAGGCCTTGCCGGCAGCGAAGGTCAAGAAGGGCGATGTGACCAAGGCGGTGGTAGTTCGTACGGCGCGCGAGTATCTACGCTCGGACGGATCCTATATTAAGTTTGATACAAACAGCGCCGTGATCATCAACAACCAGCTGGAACCCGTCGGCACTCGAATATTCGGTCCGGTGGCACGCGAGCTCAGAGCGAGACGCTTCATGAAGATCGTTTCGCTCGCCCCGGAGGTCGTGTGA